Within the Bacillus sp. FSL K6-3431 genome, the region GATGATGCAGCAGCTTCATTATTACAAAATAAATATAATTAATCTTATGTTTCAAGCCTATAGACATATAAAATGTCCATAGGCTTGATTTATTTTAATTTAAGGAAACTTAGTGATATTGGTGTTAAGGACTATAAAAAAGATATTTTTACTCGTAGGCTTGAAAAAGGTAACCACAATTATTTATGGATCATAAGAAAGGGCAACACAAGAAATGGATCCCAATTGGATAAAACTGTAGCATATGCGTTGTTCATTACATGGGTAATAGAGAAAAAGTTAACGCATCTAGCTGATAATTGTGTGCAGATGCCCCGGCGTACAGAAAACAAGTGCTAATATTATATTGCAAGTGAATAGAGGAAAATACCTTGAGTTTATTTTGTTTCATCCATCTATTCCTCAAAAAGATTAGTAAGCTGCACTTCAAATTCGTTTGTTGGGTCATCCAATGGATAAATGCGTGCTGTATCGCTTTGTTCATTCACATGTTGAATATAGACTCGTTGACCATTATATGTGACCTTTTTTAAGTCAGGCGATAGTGCGATTTCTCCTGCTCTTTGTTTGTTCATTCTAATCCCTCCATTATTTTTCAAGGTCCTGTTTCAAATAAGCCATCCAAATCTACCAGTTGTACATTATTCAGCTCATCAAGAGGGAAAATCGTAGCTGTTTTAGTATTTGTATGTACTTCTTGAAGATATACTGGTATCCCGCGATAATGGACGTTGATCTTATTGGTTGAATTCATAATTTCTTGTGCGCGCTGGATGTCCATAAAAATAATTACCTCCTGTCATAAAAGTTAAATTTATCGCAGATTAACGGGCAGTAAAACCCCCACTTCAAGGATTTCGAGTAAAAACAATGAAGAGTAAGTCGGGGATCAACTACCCGTAAAGGCCCGATTGGTTCAGGCCGACAGGATGTTGGTCACTCAGGCGTTGCCGCAGGACGCGGCGACCTTAGCCTGAGTTCCTTAACAATCAGTGGAGGATGATAGAAAACCCCCACTAATTGAATTTCGCTTTATTTTTCTCATGTTCTAAAGAAATTATAAGAGGTAGTAAAAACCATTTTTCTGATCTAATATAATCTAATCTTGCACCGCACTGGCTTATGGTTTGAACAGGGAATATTGATCCACACAATTTAAAGTTTTTCTCATATGAAACCCGCTATATGCAACTGTAAATGCTTGATATCCAATACTGTACACCTGCTTATGTTTAGTTTGTGGGATTCATATATAAGTTGTCTGTAAACACGTTATTGGGAGTCCAAGTCTCATCAGGCAGCTTAACGAAGACCAAATCGAAACGGTAGGACAATTGCCAAGGGAGCTTGTCATCCTTGCTAAATACGAAAATGTTGGGATTGGGACTGTGGAAAGATTATTTGAGCAGTTGAAGGGAAGCAGGGAAATTAAAAAGCAAAAAATGCTTCTTTTCTAATAGAGGTTTCAATATTATTGATCCGAGTACTATCCAATTTTATTTATAAAAATTTCGGAAAATGTAAAAAGTATCAAATGCTACCACTGTTTCAATAGCGAGAAGCGGGAGCAAATGTGGTAAAACATGAGCATCATCAATATAGAAATGAAGTGCTGTTAAACTAAAAACTAGATGCGGAAGTAAAACGGCTGATGTGTGGGGTATCAGGCTTTATTCAGGATCTTATTCACTAAATTACTTCGAAAATATTAAGAAGGTATTTTCTTGAAATATTCAGATTTGTCACAATGTATATGCTACAATAAAAGAGCAATATAATAGGTTTCTCACGGGCGGTCGGCACACAGTTCCTCCAATTAGGAGGGAGGTGATGCCGTATGACAGTTTTCGAATCGTTGACCAGTATGATTGCATTTGCAATCTTGGTTGTGGCCATTCTGTCATTCCATAAAAAAGACTAAAACCGCCCATGAGTTTACCCAGCTCTGGCGGTTTTAGCACGTTCATTGTGCCGACCCCCATAAAAGGGAACCAGCTATTGCGTAACCGTTTCGATGTATCGAGCATCGAAGCGGTTTTTTTAATTTATGACCTTATTGAACATATTATACCCTAATATTGTTCATTTGAAAACGTATATACATTCGGCTATTTTTAAAATGAACTGGCAACTTTCTAAAATGCGAGAAACCATAATACGGTTCCGATTTCTTTTAAATGAAAAGGCTAGGGGGAAAAGTGATGAGCAAATTATTAGTGAAGGAATATCCCGTGATGATTATTCCATCGTTGGCTGTAACAGTAAGCCGTTGCTAGAGGATTAGAAGTAGGCTATTATTATTATTATTAATGACAAAACCATTCCCATTTAAGTTATATGTTTAACTCTAGGCGCCATCGGCTCTTAGGGCAAGCCAATCCATCTTGAGGGTTTAAAAACTAATTCAAGACGGCTCTTGTGCTTTTTTTCTATAGGAGAGGGGTAATTTTCAATATGAAAGATGTGCAAGAACGAATTGAAAGACATATAGATACATTGAGTTGGTTTACTTCCACACCAGGAAGAGGCACGACTCGTCTTACTTATAGTAAAGAGGATTTACAGGCAAGGAATTATATTAAAGAAAAGATGAAGGAATATGGATTAAAGGTTAGAGAAGATGGGGTTGGAAATATATTTGGTAAACTTGAAGGAACTTTAAAAGACGCACCGAGTGTGCTAATAGGTTCGCATTTTGACTCTGTCCCAAATGGGGGTAACTATGATGGTCCTGCAGGGATAGTAGCAGGGCTTGAAGTAGCCGCTCTCTTTTCAAAAAATCATATTAAACCTAAATATCCTTTAGAAGTCATTGCTCTTGTCGAAGAAGAGGGAGGAAGGTTCGGAGCAGGATTAATGGGATCAAGAGGGATTGTTGGGTTACTTAGCGAGGATGAATTTAAGCAAATAAATGATAAAGACGGAATCTCAACAGAAGAGGCGATGGCAAGTATTGGGCTTAATAGCACACTTCCGAAAAAAAGAGACCCAAAAACAATAAAGGCATTCCTTGAATTACATATCGAGCAAGGGCCGATTCTTGAGGAAAAAAATATTCCGATTGGTGTAGTAGAGTCAATTGTAGGATTAACTCAATTAGAGGTAACAATAACAGGCCAAGCAGGACATGCAGGAACAACACCAATGGACCGCAGATATGATGCATTAGTAACAACGGCCAAGATTATTGCTCAGTTGCCAGAACTTGCAATTGGTGAAGGGACAGTTATAACGACTGGGCGCCTTCATGTATTTCCAAACGGAGCAAATGTGATCCCGGAAAAAACAGTGTTCTCAATTGATATTCGATCTAGTAAAGAAGAACATGTATTGGATGTCATCCAAAAGGTAGAAGAATTAATAGAGTCATATAGTGGTCATGGTATGCAAACATCTGTAGAACAATCTTTATATATTCCACCAAAAGCAATGAATCAAGACATTATGTCCCTTTTGAAGGAAAAATGTGATGAGTTAAAAATTGAATACAGTCCCATTCATAGTGGTGCGGGTCACGATGCTATGGTCTTCTCGGATTTTACTGACGTAGCGATGCTATTTGTTCCTAGTAAAAACGGATTAAGTCATTGTCCGGAAGAGTGGTCAGATTCTCGTGATATAGAAAAAGCTGTGTATATTCTGTTTGAGGCAGCCAAGAAGTTAACGGAAGCAGAGTAGATATGATTCATACAAAAATTATGCGTGAGAATGCAAAACATATATATTATTAATTTTATTGTGGCGTATCTAATTTATGTTAGGTGCGCTTTTTTGGTGCGACTGGATTAAAAGGGCTAGACCATTTGTATGGTCGTGGAATCTTGCCATATATGGAACCGTACACAGATTGATTGGTGTGGGAGGTCGGCTAATCAATTAATGATTAACCTCCTACTCGATTAATTATTCATATTCCAAAGGATTGGGTGTTTTACTAAAGTTTCCTTCACGGGTTTAAGCCCTTCCCGTCCCTATATGTCCATAAATCCGCAATCCGACATTCCCGTCTTTTGGCAGTCCCTTCATAAAATTCGTAATAGCCGGCTCTTCAGGCCCTTGGAAATTTTGCTGAAAAATAGCCAATAATTCATTATAATATCCATCCCCGTTGTTCTGAAGCTCCCCGGAAATATCAGGAAAATCCTTCGTTAATTCATCCATCTGCTTCTGTTCTTCCGAATTAAAACTGTCTATATAATCAAGCTGGCCGAGGAAGTGGCGCTAACTGACCGTCTATTTGACCGTTCAAATGTTGGGTTGTAAAAGTAAATTTCATATATTTTCTTCAACTAAGGTGTCCTTTTTCCAAATTCCTGTATATATAAAGGGCAGGAGGCGGCGAACCGATGCAAGAGTTTAAAATGACTTGGTTTGGTCATGAAAGCTGAAACGGTTCCGATTTCTTTTAAAATGAAAAGGCTAGGGGGAAAAGTGATGAGCAAATTATTAATGAAGGAATATCCCGTGATGATTATTCCATCGCTGGCTGTAAAACTAGGGTTGAATGAGGCGATAGTGCTACAGCAAATTCATTATTGGTTAGAGACAAGCTCGCATCTGCAGAATGGACGAAAGTGGATTTATAACACGTATAAGGATTTGCAGATGCAATTTCCATTTTGGTCAGAGAGCACGATTAAGCGGATGATGAAGGCGTTGGAAAAGCAGGGGTATGTTACAGCTAGCAATTTTAATCGTTTAAAAATGGATCAGACGAAATGGTATAGCATCAATTATGAGAAGCTTGCTGAATTAGAGGGAGTGTGTCGAAATGAGCAGACCGCTATTCAGAATGAGCCAATCCATGACGCAGATTGCCCTGGACATGAGATGGGTTTGGTACGAGCAATACCAGAGATTACTACAGAGACTACGACAGAGACTACGACAGAGACTACGACAGAAGATAATACTATCCCTTTTTACGAAGTGATTGCATACTTGAATGAAAAAACGAAATCCTCCTACAAAGCAGGCACAAAGAAGACGCAGGCTTTCATTCGCGCACGCTGGAAGGAAGGTTTTACATTGGCTGATTTTAAGAAGGTTATTGACTTGAAAACAGCAGAATGGCTGCATGATCCCCATTGGAATAAGTATTTACGGCCGGAGACATTATTTGGGACGAAGTTTGAGTCTTATTTGAACCAAAGGCTTACTCAAAAACAGTGGAGTGAGGAGGACTTTGATTAGATGACTAAACGGGAGACTTTTAAGCTACTAATTAAATCCGCTGTATGCGGTAGAGGTTTTAGCTACCCTCTCAAAAAAACTAAGGAAAACAGTACTCTTTTCTTAGAGTGCTGTTTTTTTATGCAAAGGAGAAGAAATTATGATTAGATTAATTTCATATTTAGTGGCGATCGTAATAGCCATTGTGGTGACAGCATCATTCGCTCCATTATCGCTTGGAGTTTTTATTGTGCCGATGGGGACATTTTTGATAGGCGCAACTTTTATTTTAAGAGATCTAGTACAGAATAAATATGGTAGAAATAAAACATATATTGCAATTGTAGTTGCACTCATTATTTCTGCGCTCGTTTCCTTTCTATTAGGGGATACATTATTAATTGTGCTTGCCTCAGCTATTTCATTTGCTGTATCAGAGACGACGGATACAGAAATTTATACTAGGCTAAAACTTCCGATTGCATGGAGGGTGTTTTACAGTGGAT harbors:
- a CDS encoding small acid-soluble spore protein H, with product MNKQRAGEIALSPDLKKVTYNGQRVYIQHVNEQSDTARIYPLDDPTNEFEVQLTNLFEE
- a CDS encoding H-type small acid-soluble spore protein, encoding MDIQRAQEIMNSTNKINVHYRGIPVYLQEVHTNTKTATIFPLDELNNVQLVDLDGLFETGP
- a CDS encoding VUT family protein, whose protein sequence is MIRLISYLVAIVIAIVVTASFAPLSLGVFIVPMGTFLIGATFILRDLVQNKYGRNKTYIAIVVALIISALVSFLLGDTLLIVLASAISFAVSETTDTEIYTRLKLPIAWRVFYSGLVGGFFDSTIFVIIGLSPLGANFIPWEAVPFAIFGQLFVKTIIQGMGALILNRVINIQKPASPF
- a CDS encoding conserved phage C-terminal domain-containing protein; translated protein: MSKLLMKEYPVMIIPSLAVKLGLNEAIVLQQIHYWLETSSHLQNGRKWIYNTYKDLQMQFPFWSESTIKRMMKALEKQGYVTASNFNRLKMDQTKWYSINYEKLAELEGVCRNEQTAIQNEPIHDADCPGHEMGLVRAIPEITTETTTETTTETTTEDNTIPFYEVIAYLNEKTKSSYKAGTKKTQAFIRARWKEGFTLADFKKVIDLKTAEWLHDPHWNKYLRPETLFGTKFESYLNQRLTQKQWSEEDFD
- a CDS encoding Zn-dependent hydrolase, yielding MKDVQERIERHIDTLSWFTSTPGRGTTRLTYSKEDLQARNYIKEKMKEYGLKVREDGVGNIFGKLEGTLKDAPSVLIGSHFDSVPNGGNYDGPAGIVAGLEVAALFSKNHIKPKYPLEVIALVEEEGGRFGAGLMGSRGIVGLLSEDEFKQINDKDGISTEEAMASIGLNSTLPKKRDPKTIKAFLELHIEQGPILEEKNIPIGVVESIVGLTQLEVTITGQAGHAGTTPMDRRYDALVTTAKIIAQLPELAIGEGTVITTGRLHVFPNGANVIPEKTVFSIDIRSSKEEHVLDVIQKVEELIESYSGHGMQTSVEQSLYIPPKAMNQDIMSLLKEKCDELKIEYSPIHSGAGHDAMVFSDFTDVAMLFVPSKNGLSHCPEEWSDSRDIEKAVYILFEAAKKLTEAE